GTGTTGCTGCGTCGGCAGAACACCGTCAGCGCCCAAGCCACCACGCTGCGGGTGGCGGACCTGGAACTGAATTTGATCAGCCACGAAGCGAGCCGCAACGGCGAATTGCTGACGTTGCTGCCGACCGAATACAAACTGCTCGAATTCCTCATGCGCAACACCGGGCAGATTCTGTCGCGGATGATGATTTTCGAGGAAGTCTGGGGTTATCACTTCGACCCCGGCACCAACCTGATCGACGTGCACATCGGCCGCTTGCGCAAGAAGATCGATCCGCCCGGCAATGTCCCGTTGATCCGCACCGTGCGAGGCTCGGGGTATGTCATTGCTGAACCCCTATAAAGGCTGGCGGTCCTCCAGCAGCCGATTGCTCGCGCTCTACAGTTCACTGTTTGTGGCGTGGAGCGCGATCCTCATGGGCGTCATGTATTACGAGGTTTCCGGCTACCTCGACAACCTCGCCAAGCACTCGTTGATGCAGCGCCAGCACTTGTTTTCACGCTTTCAGGGCGAGCAACTGGTAGACGCGCTCGGCGCCAGCATGATGTTTGATATTCGCGGCATCGACGCCTATGGCTTGTTCGATGCCGAGCAGCGTTACCTCAGCGGCGCCCTGCGCGAGATCCCCGCGGAATTGCCGTTGGACGGGCGGATTCACATGCTCTCCAGTTGCGCCGAATCCGACGACCCGACCCTGCCCGCCGACAGTTGTGATGCAGTGGCCACGCGCACATTGGATGGGCGTTGGCTGGTGCTGGTGCGCGACAACGGTTCGCTGTTTGCTGTGACGCAAATCATCCTGCACGCGTTGTTCTGGGGGGTTTCGCTGACGATCCTGCCGGGCATCGCCGGCTGGCATCTGTTGCGCCGCCGGCCGCTGCGGCGGATCCGCGCGATCCAGGCCAGCGCCGAGGCCATCGTCGCCGGCGACCTGACCCATCGCTTGCCGCTGTCGAACCGCCGCGACGAACTGGACATGCTCGCCGCTATCGTCAACGCCATGCTCGAACGCATCGAACGCTTGATGAACGAAGTCAAAGGCGTGTGCGACAACATTGCCCACGATCTGCGCACGCCCCTCACACGGCTGCGCGCTCAGCTGTACCGGATTCAGCAACAGGCCGACGACAGTTCGCCGCTGGTGCAGCAACTGGATTCGGTGCTGGCTGAGGCCGATACGCTGATGGCGCGCTTTCGTGGGTTGTTGCGGATTTCCGAACTGGAAGATCGGCAGCGGCGCTCGGGGTTTGTGCAGCTTGACCCGATGCCGTTGCTGCAGGAACTGCATGACTTTTATCTGCCATTGGCGGAAGAAGGCGAACTGGTTTTCCAGCTGCAACTGCCGGAGTCGCTGCCCTCATTGAACGGTGATCGCGCGTTGCTGTTTGAGGCGATTGCGAACCTGTTGAGCAACTCGATCAAATTCACGCCGCCGGGTGGCGAGGTGATTTTGCGTGGGTTGAATGAGGGCGGACATACGCGCATTGAAGTGTTGGATTCCGGACCGGGAATTGCGCTGGCGGAACGTGAAGCGGTGTTTCGACGCTTCTATCGCGCGGAGGGTGGCAATCAGCAGAGCGGGTTTGGCCTGGGATTATCGATCGTCGCGGCAATCGTCAGCCTGCACGGCTTCACCCTCGACGTCGGCACCAGCGAACGCGGCGGCGCACGCCTGGTGCTTGATTGCCGAGAAAACCTCATCGCCCAGACCTGACGAAACCGCCGTGGGAGCAAAGCTTGCTCGCGATGGCGGTCTGCCAGTTGAAAATTGTGGTGACTGACCCACCGCTATCGCGAGCAAGCTCAGCTCCCACAGGTTTTTTTGCTGAGTCCGGATTTGTGGCTTAACACCAATCCCTGTAGGAGTGAGCCTGCTCGCGATAGCAGTGGGTCAGGCATTTGGTGTCGGCTGATAGACCGCTATCGCGAGCAAGCTCAGCTCCTACAGGTTTTTTGGTTGGGATAGGGATTGGTGGTTTTGCACCAATCTCTGTGGGAGCAAAGCTTGCTCGCGATTGCGGTAGGTCAGCCAGTTTGGCTTCAGCTGACAGACCGCTTTCGCGAGCAAGCTCTGCTCCTACAGGTTTTTTTGCTGGCGTCCGGATTTTTGGCTTAGCCCCAAT
The window above is part of the Pseudomonas prosekii genome. Proteins encoded here:
- a CDS encoding sensor histidine kinase; the protein is MSLLNPYKGWRSSSSRLLALYSSLFVAWSAILMGVMYYEVSGYLDNLAKHSLMQRQHLFSRFQGEQLVDALGASMMFDIRGIDAYGLFDAEQRYLSGALREIPAELPLDGRIHMLSSCAESDDPTLPADSCDAVATRTLDGRWLVLVRDNGSLFAVTQIILHALFWGVSLTILPGIAGWHLLRRRPLRRIRAIQASAEAIVAGDLTHRLPLSNRRDELDMLAAIVNAMLERIERLMNEVKGVCDNIAHDLRTPLTRLRAQLYRIQQQADDSSPLVQQLDSVLAEADTLMARFRGLLRISELEDRQRRSGFVQLDPMPLLQELHDFYLPLAEEGELVFQLQLPESLPSLNGDRALLFEAIANLLSNSIKFTPPGGEVILRGLNEGGHTRIEVLDSGPGIALAEREAVFRRFYRAEGGNQQSGFGLGLSIVAAIVSLHGFTLDVGTSERGGARLVLDCRENLIAQT
- a CDS encoding response regulator transcription factor, whose product is MTRILTIEDDAVTAREIVAELSSHGLDVDWVDNGREGLARAVSGDYDLITLDRMLPELDGLAIVTTLRTMGVATPILMISALSDVDERVRGLRAGGDDYLTKPFATDEMAARVEVLLRRQNTVSAQATTLRVADLELNLISHEASRNGELLTLLPTEYKLLEFLMRNTGQILSRMMIFEEVWGYHFDPGTNLIDVHIGRLRKKIDPPGNVPLIRTVRGSGYVIAEPL